The following are from one region of the Strix uralensis isolate ZFMK-TIS-50842 chromosome 4, bStrUra1, whole genome shotgun sequence genome:
- the GPR135 gene encoding G-protein coupled receptor 135, whose amino-acid sequence MRLRMEPAAAVPGNLSRGGGGNESGGAAAGAAAGWSAAALASQALALLLIFALSALGNGAVVLVIAWHRQLRTVTNAFVLSLSLSELLGALLCLPLAFLSLLSRPPGAWLFGQRLCLASAALHAGLGIAATLTMALLSFDRYCAIVRQPRHKMGRRRAAQLLAAVWLAALALAGPWYGLAGEGQREARPGAYRCVYVLPWGSSRLGPPYGAALIVLCYLLPFALMCFCHYNICRAVRLAESRVRPLTTYGHLLRAYGEMRTATTVLIMIVSIICCWGPYCILGLAAAAGHLPFSPTMDAVASGMAWANGAINPLIYAARNPNISVLLRRSREGGYRTRNNVAAYLSVPGRQLEPRSRADRVRERYVNRHSGPPGSAPSSSSPASGGEVAMWACKNPAVLFCRDGQPDTVSEATLQAKADTVDTSL is encoded by the coding sequence atGAGGCTGCGCAtggagccggcggcggccgtGCCGGGCAACCtctcccgcggcggcggcggcaatgagagcggcggggcggcggcgggagcggcggcggggtgGTCGGCGGCGGCGCTGGCCTCGCAGGCGCTGGCGCTGCTGCTCATCTTCGCCCTCTCGGCGCTGGGCAACGGGGCGGTGGTGCTGGTGATCGCCTGGCACCGGCAGCTCCGCACGGTCACCAACGCCTTCGTGCTGTCCCTGTCGCTGTCGGAGCTGCTGGGcgccctgctctgcctgcccctggccTTCCTCAGCCTGCTCAGCCGCCCGCCCGGCGCCTGGCTCTTCGGGCAGCGCCTTTGCCTGGCCAGCGCCGCCCTCCACGCCGGGCTGGGCATCGCCGCCACCCTCACCATGGCCCTCCTCTCCTTCGACCGCTACTGCGCCATCGTCCGCCAGCCCCGGCACAAGATGGGCCGCCGCCGTGCCGCCCAGCTCCTGGCCGCCGTCTGGCtggctgccctggccctggccgGACCCTGGTACGGGCTGGCGGGCGAGGGGCAGCGGGAGGCCCGGCCCGGGGCCTACCGCTGTGTCTACGTGCTGCCCTGGGGCTCGTCCCGGCTGGGGCCGCCCTACGGCGCGGCCCTCATCGTGCTCTGCTACCTCCTGCCCTTCGCCCTCATGTGCTTCTGCCACTACAACATCTGCCGGGCCGTGCGGCTGGCCGAGAGCCGCGTGCGGCCCCTCACCACCTACGGGCACCTGCTGCGGGCCTACGGGGAGATGCGCACGGCCACCACTGTCCTCATCATGATTGTCTCCATCATCTGCTGCTGGGGGCCCTACTGCAtcctggggctggctgctgctgccggcCACCTGCCCTTCTCACCCACCATGGATGCTGTGGCCAGTGGGATGGCCTGGGCCAACGGTGCCATCAACCCTCTCATCTATGCTGCCCGCAACCCCAACATCTCTGTGCTGCTGCGGCGAAGCCGTGAGGGCGGCTACCGGACTAGGAACAACGTGGCGGCCTACCTCTCGGTCCCGGGCCGCCAGCTGGAGCCCCGGAGCCGGGCTGACCGTGTCCGGGAGCGCTACGTCAATCGGCACAGTGGACCCCCAGGCAGCGCCCCGTCCTCCTCCAGCCCAGCGAGTGGGGGAGAGGTGGCCATGTGGGCCTGCAAGAACCCCGCTGTACTCTTCTGTCGGGATGGGCAACCAGACACCGTCTCTGAGGCCACCTTGCAGGCCAAAGCGGACACCGTTGACACCAGCCTCTGA